In Mycobacteriales bacterium, the DNA window TCCCTGGCCGGAAGCCCGGCTGCACGTGGTGACCGGCAAGGGAGGCACGGGCAAGACGACCGTGGCCGCCGCGCTGGCCCTCGCCCTGGCCGCCGGCGGCCGGCGCACCCTGGTCGTCGAGGTCGAGGGGCGGCAGGGCCTGGCCCAGCTGTTCGACACCCCGCCGCTGCCGTACGAGGAGCGCCGGATCGCCTCGGCCGCGGGCGGCGGCGAGGTCCGCGCGCTGGCCGTGGACGTCGAGGAGGCCCTGCTCGACTACCTGGCGATGTTCTACAACCTGCGCTCGGCCGGACGGGCCCTGCGCAAGATGGGCGCGGTCGACTTCGCCACCACGATCGCCCCGGGCATGCGGGACGTGCTGCTGACCGGCAAGGTCAAGGAGGCCGTCACCCGCACCGAGAAGGGCCACCGGGTGTACGACGCGGTCGTCCTGGACGCGCCCCCGACCGGCCGGATCACCCGCTTCCTCAACGTCACCGCGGAGGTCGCCGGGCTGGCCAAGGTCGGCCCGATCAAGTCGCAGAGCGACGGCGTGATGGCGGTGCTGCGCT includes these proteins:
- a CDS encoding ArsA-related P-loop ATPase, whose translation is MSTSPWPEARLHVVTGKGGTGKTTVAAALALALAAGGRRTLVVEVEGRQGLAQLFDTPPLPYEERRIASAAGGGEVRALAVDVEEALLDYLAMFYNLRSAGRALRKMGAVDFATTIAPGMRDVLLTGKVKEAVTRTEKGHRVYDAVVLDAPPTGRITRFLNVTAEVAGLAKVGPIKSQSDGVMAVLRSPQTAVHVVTLLEEMPVQETVDAVAELRAAKLPVGSVVVNMTRPPLLPEPALASAAAGKLDKPELRAGLSAAGLDPKFAVALAEEAVEHAERWAVEDRNRAALTALGLPTVELPFLTGPIDLGGLYELARLLRDKAAA